The following coding sequences lie in one Oncorhynchus kisutch isolate 150728-3 linkage group LG27, Okis_V2, whole genome shotgun sequence genomic window:
- the LOC116357780 gene encoding zinc finger protein 436-like: protein MASCNFQSQLLSIMEVLAKAAVAEINKRVDDSCAVIRLEVTQSQRDIDVLKRKCQMMEGELKKTRVRRKVFYPMASARSSYPVKIVLNKQRSNSQWRDGEMAVEEDSQHQPTDVEQRAETEPILIKDEETAEDVWKTDPQEELRITGEESGSKPGQPPSFEQRHCDVDFITQPNISPEDSVEHYPNSDGPEEPGTPQLTSTDVFSTEQHRPDEDSQELVMVKDEKEEELDQTTALTGPDQFVMDETDGQLWTSVDPGRDTDPDGHQIFSFHASEEYSQNISFFPSHCGLPSVPTMTDDVGPSVHSRGKPHANMFSTAAHMKRHVRTLADETRQQMPEGQSSEMLNSNNDGNSLALQPRQHQHRASEATVRMSECMTGSNMATTSTFSGYSLSRSSFNMVKRMRTQWRSGGTTERRFREKPHTCEQCGRSFTKQWNLIRHAVVHSGEKPYECTQCGKCFTRRSSMKSHQRTHIGESPVSQNVVPRYPLDPHTSLMMSQARWNK, encoded by the exons ATGGCCAGTTGCAATTTTCAGTCGCAGTTGTTATCCATTATGGAGGTATTAGCTAAAGCAGCTGTAGCAGAAATAAACAAACGTGTTGATGATAGCTGTGCAGTTATACGTTTGGAAGTGACCCAAAGCCAGCGAGATATTGATGTTCTGAAAAGGAAGTGTCAAATGATGGAGGGGGAGCTGAAGAAGACACGAGTCAGGAGAAAAG TGTTTTACCCCATGGCATCAGCAAGATCTTCATATCCAGTCAAGATTGTTTTGAACAAGCAAAGGAGTAACTcacagtggagagatggagagatggctGTTGAAGAGGACTCTCAACACCAG CCTACAGATgtggagcagagagcagagactgAACCCATACTGATCAAAGatgaggagacagcagaggatgTGTGGAAGACTGACCCTCAGGAAGAGCTCAGGATCACTGGAGAGG AGTCTGGTTCCAAGCCTGGGCAACCACCATCCTTTGAGCAACGGCATTGTGATGTGGACTTCATCACACAACCCAACATATCTCCTGAAGACTCAGTGGAACATTACCCCAATTCTGATGGTCCAGAGGAACCAGGCACACCCCAGCTCACATCTACAGACGTTTTCAGCACAGAGCAGCACCGGCCAGATGAGGACTCACAAGAGCTAGTGATGGTGAAggatgagaaagaggaggagCTGGATCAGACCACGGCCCTCACAGGTCCTGACCAGTTTGTCATGGATGAGACTGATGGGCAGCTGTGGACCTCTGTGGATCCAGGCAGAGACACTGACCCTGATGGCCACCAAATTTTCTCATTTCATGCCTCAGAAGAGTACTCTCAGAATATCTCTTTTTTCCCATCTCATTGTGGGCTGCCATCCGTTCCTACTATGACAGATGATGTAGGGCCATCGGTGCATTCTAGAGGGAAACCACATGCTAACATGTTCAGTACAGCAGCACACATGAAAAGACATGTCAGGACATTGGCTGATGAGACTAGACAACAGATGCCAGAAGGACAGAGCAGTGAGATGCTGAACTCTAATAATGATGGAAATAGTTTAGCTCTACAGCCAAGGCAGCATCAGCACAGGGCTTCAGAAGCAACAGTGAGAATGAGTGAGTGCATGACAGGGTCAAACATGGCCACCACCTCCACCTTCTCTGGATACAGCCTGAGTCGCAGTAGTTTTAACATGGTGAAGAGAATGAGGACTCAGTGGAGGTCGGGCGGCACCACTGAGAGGCGTTTCAGAGAGAAACCGCACACCTGCGAACAGTGTGGCAGGAGTTTCACCAAGCAGTGGAACCTGATCAGACATGCTGTGGTCCACAGTGGGGAGAAGCCCTACGAGTGCACACAGTGTGGGAAATGCTTCACCCGGCGCTCCAGTATGAAGTCACATCAGAGAACTCACATAGGAGAGAGTCCAGTGTCTCAAAATGTTGTACCCCGATACCCCTTGGATCCACATACAAGTCTTATGATGTCTCAGGCCAGGTGGAATAAATAG